A genomic window from Arvicola amphibius chromosome 5, mArvAmp1.2, whole genome shotgun sequence includes:
- the Eef1e1 gene encoding LOW QUALITY PROTEIN: eukaryotic translation elongation factor 1 epsilon-1 (The sequence of the model RefSeq protein was modified relative to this genomic sequence to represent the inferred CDS: substituted 1 base at 1 genomic stop codon), whose amino-acid sequence MAAAAELKLLEKSLGLRPGNKYSAQGERQVPVRQTNNGPSLMGLATIATHLVKLANKEHLLGSTPEEKEIIQQWLEYRVTXVDGHSSKEDTHTLLKNLNSYLEDKVYLAVYNFAVYNFTLADILLYYGLHCFIVNLTVQEEESYLNVSCWFCHIQHYPDIRQHLSSVVFIKNRLYANSH is encoded by the coding sequence ATGGCGGCGGCCGCGGAGCTGAAGCTGCTGGAGAAGTCTCTGGGACTGAGGCCGGGGAATAAGTACAGCGCTCAGGGAGAGCGACAGGTTCCAGTTCGGCAAACAAACAATGGTCCCAGTCTAATGGGATTGGCTACCATCGCGACCCATCTAGTCAAGCTAGCCAATAAAGAACACTTGCTGGGGAGCACCccagaagagaaggaaatcaTTCAGCAGTGGTTAGAGTACAGGGTCACCTGAGTGGATGGACACTCCAGCAAAGAAGACACCCACACTCTGCTGAAGAATCTTAATTCCTACCTTGAAGACAAAGTCTACCTTGCAGTTTATAACTTTGCGGTTTATAACTTTACCTTGGCAGATATCCTTCTGTACTACGGGCTCCATTGTTTTATTGTTAACCTGACAGTTCAGGAAGAAGAGAGCTATCTGAATGTGTCCTGCTGGTTCTGTCACATTCAGCACTACCCCGACATCAGGCAGCACCTGTCCAGTGTTGTCTTCATCAAGAACAGACTGTATGCTAACTCCCACTAG